The genomic region tcaaggtcaagagcctaggaatcGCCAGTCTGGAAGAGTTAGgacagttgatgggtcagctccagcgacaAGCCTTTCGCAAAGCTTATGGTAAGATCTGGGACCTAACCATGGCAGAGGTCTCCAtggaggccattgcctccctcgccccatattatgaccagcctttgaggtgcttcacctttggggacttccagttaACACCCACggtggaagagtttgaagagatcctgGAATGCCCtttgggaggaaggaagccatacctcttctcaggattCTATCCCCccttagctagaatttctaagatagtcaAAATCTCGACACAAGAATTAGACCGCGAAAAGCAAGtaaaaaatggggtggttggggTACCAAGGAAATGTTTGGAAGCAAAGGCGAGAGTCTTAGCAagtcaaggcgaatgggccccaTTCATGGACATCTTGGCACTTTTGATCTTCGGGgtggtcctctttccaaatgtggatgggttggtggactgGGCATCGATTGATGCTTTTCTCGCCTTTTACAATCGCAAGGAAAGCCCAGTTGTTGCTATCTTAGCCGATCTATacgacacatttgaccgaagatgtgagaagaacAATGCAAGGATCATTTGCTGTACGTTGGCCCTCTACGTATGGTTGGTTTTGCACTTCTTTCGCCAAGAGATGAGACACGTTTGCCCGTTAGAAGGCCACCGCTCATGCACTGAGAAAAGAGAGGCAAATTGGGATTGGCTCTTAGCAAACAAAGAGGGAGCGTctgtcaattggttcccccgatggaaggaggGGAGAATCGGGATTCTTATTTCGTGTGGgaaatttccaaatgttcccttgatggggacgcgGGGTTGCATCAATTACAATCCCGtcctcgctataagacaacttggttaccctatgagaggggcgccaTCAGAGGAAGGCCTCATACCTTTCGTTACATGAGGTTTTAATAGCACCAACGCAGGGGTGCTTCAGAGGGTCCACAAGGCATGGGAAATGTCGTAAAGAAAGGACAAGGAACTTAGGGGGAGTAGCAACGGGCCCATCGACGGCTACCGTAGGTGGTTGAAAGCCTACGCACAAGatctggattggctcccgagtttgaggaccactaaggggaTGGAGATTGAAACTCCagaagaagacgaagaggtACAAGCCCTCAAGACAGAACTTGAGAAAGCCCAGACAGTCAAGGAAAAGTTCAAGTCAGTAGCTGTTAGGATCCGAAAGGAGAAAGCCGAATTGAGAGACATCAATATAGccaccaccaaggccttggagcgagagaccaagagggcccgtagggaagaacacggacggaacaaatttcgaggggctttgtggggcagtaacagcgagcttaagctccggagagaggaacgAGACCAATTGCGAGTAGACGGTTTGATTCTGAAGGATGAATTGAGGGTTTGCCTATGGTTCAAGAGGagtttgtctcagcggttatgcgagaccaaaacaaacatgttagccatcatcagcaagtaccaagaagaattaaatctaacCACGACCCACGAGCATAAAGTGGCGAATGAATACGCccgagtgtacgcggaaaaggaggctagaggaatgGTGATTGACTCATTACATCAAGAAGCAATGATGTGGATGGATtggtttgctcttactttgaatgggagtcaagagcttccccgTTTGCTGGCAAAGGCCAAAGctatggcggacacctactccgcccctgaggagatccacggGCTCCTCCACTATTGTCAGCACATGATAGACTTGATGgtccatataattaggaaccgtTAGGAAGTTtatattgtcactcagatcttgacaagctataactttctgaataaaatgagtttatcccatgatTTTACTCCAAAGAGGAACAGTGTGAATCAGATCACTCCCACATTCCATCTCTAGCATACATTCATTTCTCATTACGTACTCCTCACATTTGGTCTTTTTAGGAAAAATGCCATAACTAAGcacgccccaaggcatccctatcgcaccagattcAAAActaggacgatgggtgaccaagaggaagtataggaacagatgaaagccgacatgtcggctttgaaagagcaaatggcttccatgatggatgccatgCTGGGAATGAAACAACTAATGGAGAGTAATGCGGCCACCGCCAccgctgttagttcggctgccgaagcagacccgactctcccAACTGCCGCGCACCCCCCTTTTCCAAACGTGGTGGAACGAGAAAAAAGCACACAGGGGCACGTTAGCAACCCCCATCTAGGTTATAACCGAGGAACTTACCCCTATGGtttaccacctaattacacacCACCCATCATGCATGACGACCCGGGTCACATTCCTCCCCTCATCCTCGagggggagcctcctcgacatcCTGACGAGGTCCACAAAGATCATCAAGAGCCTGCTCAGGGAGACGTTGACTCCTACTCCCCGTTTCCTGCCGAGGGACCAGCGCCCAACGCGCTACCTCGACCCAACATCACGAGAGAACCTCGAAATCACCCAATACAGCCGACGTTTCTGCCCGTGGGAGGGCCATCCCGGGTAGCGGAAGAAAAggggaaactcgatctcattgaagaaagattgagggctATTGAAGGGTTCGGTgattatccgttcgcagacatgaccgACCTATGCCTGGTACCGGACGTCGTCATCCCTCCAAAGTTCAAAGTACCCGACTTCGataggtacaaagggacgacttgccccaagaatcacctaaAAATGTATTGTCACAAGATGGGTGCGTATTCTAGGGAGGAGAAgttattgatgcatttcttccaagataGCCTAGCTGGGGCAACGgtcatttggtacactaatctagaaGCTTCCCACATCCGCacctggaaggatctgattaccgccatCCTTAGGCAGTATCAATACAACTCTGACATGGCTCCCGACCAAACTCAGCTGCAAAACATGATTAAATGGGAAAACGagtcctttaaagaatatgctcaGCGTGGGAGGGACCTAGCAGCGCAAgtagcccctcccatggtcgagagGGAGATGGTTACTATGATGGTGGATACCTTGcctgtgttttactatgagaaattagtgggctacatgccTTCCAACTTCACAGACttggtcttcgccggagaaaggatcgaGGTGGGTTTGAAGaggggaaagtttgattacgtctcCCCGATAGGTGCCAGCAGTAGGAAGACCAGAATAGCTGGGGCAAAGAATAAAGAGGGAGATGCCCATACCGTCACCTCAACTCCTGCATGGCCCAAGCCACCGCAAACCCCCCATGGTACCCACCAATATGCACAACATCACCCAAGTTTTTCGGCTGGCGCCGAGGTCTCTTCCGATACGGCACTCACCCAACCAAGGGCACCCACATCCCCACAGGGGGGAGCTCTCCGGAATCCAGCTCCGACTCTGCCTCACCCGGCCAACAACGCTCACTTAGGCGCAAACATGACAAGGAACTTTTTGCCAAGGCAGGCACAGATCTTCGCCCCGATCCCGATGACATATGGGGAACTCTTGCCGTCtctcatcgccaaccaattgGCCGTGGTGGTCCCGGGAAAGATCTTCCAGTCCCTGTTCCCAAAATGGTATAACCCTAGCGCGACCTGCGCATACCATGGGGGGACCCTGGGCCACTCGATCGAACAGTGCTTGGCCTTGAAAAGCAAGGTCCAAAGCTTGATAGAGGCCGGGTGGTTGACTTTTCAAGAGGACGGGCCCAACATAAAAACAAATCcgcttgccaatcatggagggggggTGGTTAATGCCATCGAGGAAAGTAGGTCACGAGGGCCCAAGCTTTTGGAGGACGTAAAGACCCCCAGAAGATTTATCTACAAGGCTTTGCAAAAGGTGGGCATGATTCCCTGCGGCGGGCGCAGGGAAGACTCTTGCTTAATGCATCCGAGTGT from Glycine soja cultivar W05 chromosome 16, ASM419377v2, whole genome shotgun sequence harbors:
- the LOC114389803 gene encoding uncharacterized protein LOC114389803 — its product is MASMMDAMLGMKQLMESNAATATAVSSAAEADPTLPTAAHPPFPNVVEREKSTQGHVSNPHLGYNRGTYPYGLPPNYTPPIMHDDPGHIPPLILEGEPPRHPDEVHKDHQEPAQGDVDSYSPFPAEGPAPNALPRPNITREPRNHPIQPTFLPVGGPSRVAEEKGKLDLIEERLRAIEGFGDYPFADMTDLCLVPDVVIPPKFKVPDFDRYKGTTCPKNHLKMYCHKMGAYSREEKLLMHFFQDSLAGATVIWYTNLEASHIRTWKDLITAILRQYQYNSDMAPDQTQLQNMIKWENESFKEYAQRGRDLAAQVAPPMVEREMVTMMVDTLPVFYYEKLVGYMPSNFTDLVFAGERIEVGLKRGKFDYVSPIGASSRKTRIAGAKNKEGDAHTVTSTPAWPKPPQTPHGTHQYAQHHPSFSAGAEVSSDTALTQPRAPTSPQGGALRNPAPTLPHPANNAHLGANMTRNFLPRQAQIFAPIPMTYGELLPSLIANQLAVVVPGKIFQSLFPKWYNPSATCAYHGGTLGHSIEQCLALKSKVQSLIEAGWLTFQEDGPNIKTNPLANHGGGVVNAIEESRSRGPKLLEDVKTPRRFIYKALQKVGMIPCGGRREDSCLMHPSVLHDMETCSTVKDLLQRMIDQGRLEVGSKREEEQHVYMQSTDEEGPKKPKPLIIHK